Genomic segment of Sodaliphilus pleomorphus:
GACTTCGACAGGCCCACAAGTGAGTTTAGCGGCGGATGGCGCATGCGCATCGAGATAGCGAAGTTGTTGCTCAAACGCCCCGACGTGTTGCTGCTCGATGAACCCACCAATCATCTCGACATCGAATCGATACAATGGCTGGAAAACTTCTTGAAACTACATGCCAACTCGTTGCTGCTCGTGAGTCACGACAGAGCGTTTATCGACAACGTGACCAACCGCACCATCGAGATATCTTGCGGCAAGATTTACGACTACAATGTGAACTATTCTCATTTTGTGCAGTTGCGTGAACAACGCGTCGAGCAGCAATTGCGTGCCTACGAGAATCAGCAGAAGATGATTCACGACACACAGGAGTTTATTGAGAAGTTCCGTTACAAGCCCACCAAAGCCGTACAGGTGCAAAGCCGCATCAAGCAGCTGGCCAAAATCGTTCCCATTGAGGTCGACGAGGTCGACACCTCCCGCCTGAGACTCAAATTTCCGCCAGCCCCGCGCTCGGGCGACTATCCTGTGATAGCCGAGGATGTGAGCAAGACCTATGGCGAACACAATGTGTTTCACGATGTCACCTTCACCATAAAGCGAGGAGAGAAGGTGGCCTTTGTGGGCAAAAACGGGGCGGGCAAGTCTACGCTTGTGAAATGCATCATGGGAGAAATACCCTTTGAGGGCAACCTTAAAATTGGCCATAACGTGAAAATCGGCTATTTCGCACAAAATCAAGCCCAACTGCTTGATGGAGAACTGACTGTGTTTGACACAATCGACCAGGTGGCAGTGGGCGACATCAGAACTCGCATCAACGACATCCTGGGCGCATTCATGTTTGGTGGCCCGGCAAGCGAGAAAAAGGTGAAAGTGCTCTCGGGCGGCGAGAAAAGCCGTCTGGCCATGATCAGACTGCTACTGCAGCCCGTCAACCTGCTCATCATGGATGAGCCCACCAATCATCTTGACATGCGCACCAAGGATATACTGAAGGATGCTATCAAGGATTTCAACGGCACAGTAATCGTAGTTTCGCACGACCGTGACTTCCTCGACGGCCTTGTCGAGAAGGTGTATGAATTTGGCGGCGGACACGTGAAGGAGCATCTGGGTGGAATATATGATTTTCTGGCTCAGAAAAACATGGAATCTCTGCACGAACTCGAAAAGAAAGAACAGCTACAGCAGGGTATTCATGCGGCCAAGAATGTTGAACAAGAAGTTAAACAATCAAAGCTCAACTATCAGGAACAAAAAGAAATAAACAAAAAAATAAAGCAGGCCGAAAAACGAGTTAGCGAGCTTGAGCAACACGTCAACGACCTGGAGAGCCAAATAAACTGTATCGAGCAGCAACTGGCACAAGGAGGCGAGGTCGATCCCGACATATACAATCGACACTCACAGCTCAATGCCGAGTTGGAGCAGACCATGACCCAATGGGAAGATGCTGGTGAAGAACTTGAAAAAATAAAACAATGATATTTTAATTTTTAATTTTAAATTCACGTCAATGAAAAAAACGACAAAGCTATTTTTATCATTGGCCTTGTTATCAACAATGACAATGACAGCAGGAAGTCTTGCTAAGGGAGTGGATCCCGCCAATCTTGACACCAGCACAAAGCCTGGTGAAGATTTCTACCAGTATGCCTGCGGCGGTTGGATGAAAGCCAATCCTCTCGATCCGCAATACTCGCGATTTGGTACCTTCGACCAGTTGGCCGAGAACAATCGAGAGCAGTTGAAAAACTTAATCCTGGGGCTGAGCAAGGCGCCTCTTGCTCAAGGCACCAACGCAAAGAAGGTGGCCGACATTTTCAACCTTGGCATGGACAGTGTGCGCCTCAACAAGGAGGGGAACATGCCCGTAGCCCAAGACCTTGGCAAAATTAAGAAGGCAAAGCGCGGTGACTATGCTACACTGCTTGCCTGGCTGCAAAACGGTCTGGCAGCGCCTTTCTTCCAAAGCGGTGTCATGGCCGACTTCAAAGACTCCAACCTGAACCGCTTCTATATCTTCGGCGGCGGAATGAACCTGGGAGACCGCGATTACTATCTTGAGAACGACGCCAATACCAAGAATGTGCGTCAAGCCTATGTGGCCTACATTCAGAAGGTGCTGCAACTGTCGGGCTACAAGGGTGGCGCTGCCAAGAAAGCAGCCAAAAACGTGCTGGACATTGAGACCCAGCTTGCACAAGTAGCACTCACTCGCGAGCAATCTCGCAACTACGATTTGCTCTACAATATTTACACCATCGACCGGCTGAAAAAGGATTTCGCTAACGTTGACTGGGACGCCTATTTCAAGGCCCTGGGTGTGAACGGGGTGAAAGAAGTGTGCGTGACCGAGCCCGCCTCGATGTCGAAGGTGAACGAACTGCTGGGCTCGTTAAGCGAAGAAAAAGTGCGCGATTACTTGGCATTTTGCTACATCGATGCCGCAGCTCCTTACTTGAGCGACGATTTTGTGCAGGCCAACTTCGACGTCTACTCCAAGGCTCTTCAGGGCAAAAAAGTGCAGCAACCCCGCTGGAAGCGAGCCCTGGGTGTGCCCAACAATTTGCTTGGAGATGCTGTGGGGCAACTCTATGTTGAAAAATATTTCCCCGAGGAAAGCAAAAAGAAAATGGCCAAACTCGTCGACAATCTGCGCATCGCACTGGGTGAGCACATCGCTCACCTCACATGGATGAGTCCCGCAACCAAGGTGAATGCTCTCGTAAAACTCAACAGCTATACTGTGAAGATAGGCTATCCCGACAAGTGGCGCGACTACAGTAAGGCCACTGTTGATGCATCACAGAGCTACTGGACCAATGTAATGGCACTCAAGCAATTTGAGGCACAGCACCAGCTCTCGCAATTTGGCAAGCCAGTTGACAAGGAACGCTGGCAGATGACACCGCAGACGGTGAACGCCTACTATGAGCCGTCGACCAACGAGATATGCTTCCCGGCAGGCATCCTGCAGAAACCCTATTTCGATCCCAATGCCGACGATGCATCCAACTATGGTGCAATAGGCGTGGTGATAGGTCATGAGATGACTCACGGATTTGACGACCAAGGCCGTCACTTCGATCAAAATGGCAACATGATCGACTGGTGGACAAAACAGGACGCCGAGGCATTTGACGCCCTTGCCAAAAAACTTGGTCAGCAATACAGTGCCGAGATTGTAGCCGACACCGTCCATGCCAATGGCACGTTTACGATGGGTGAGAACATAGGCGATCAAGGTGGCCTGCGTGTGGCCTACAGTGCTTTCAAAAAAACTGACGAGGGGGAAAGCAATACAAAAATTGACGGTTTCACTCCCGATCAACGCTTTTTCTTGAGCTATGCCAATGTGTGGGCCAACAATATTACCAAAGAGGAAATATTGCGTCGCACCAAGGTAGATCCACACTCGCTGGGCAAGAACCGTGTGAATGTGGCACTTCGCAATTTGGACGCCTTCTTCAAGGCTTTCAACATCAAAGCGGGCGACAAGATGTGGCGTGCGCCTGAAGACCGTGTGATCATTTGGTAAAAAAACATAAAATGAAATGCAAAAAGCGCCGTCGGCAAAATTCGACGGCGTTTTTTTGCGTTTATATAGGAAAAAATTGGTAAATTTGTAGATTGATAGGATATACAAATCATTGAGAACAAAAACAAAATACACTTAAGATATGAAGTTCAACATTCAAAGCAGACTGTTGCTGTCGCATTTGTCGGCAGTGAGCAAAGTGGTCAATTCCAAGAACAAACTTTCAATTCTTGACAATTTTCTTTTCAATCTACAGGGCAACATGCTTGTCATCACGGGCAGCGACCAGGAGACGACCTTGACATCGCGTGTTGAGGTGCAGGATGCCGAAGGAAGCGGTATGTTCGCTGCGAATGTGAAGACACTTCTCGACATGCTCAAGTCGTTGTCCGATACTGCTTTGACATTTGAAATCAACGATGAAAATCTTGATATCAATATCACCTATCTCAATGGCCATTTCAATTTCATCGGTGTAAATGGCAACGAGTTTCCCACCAAGGCCGAGAGCGATGAGGAGCCCAAGGTGTTCACTTTGCCTATCAAGAAAGTGGTTGAGGGCATTCAGCACACCATCTTTGCTGTCGGGGTCGACGACATGCGACCTGTGATGATGGGCGTGTACTGGGATATCAAGCCCGACGAGGTAGTGTTTGTGGCCAGCGACACCCACAAGCTCGTGCGCTATCGTGAGCTCAACACTTCTACAGGCCTTGAACAGTCGTTTATCCTCCCCACCAAGCCTGCTGGCATATTGAGCAGCATCCTCGACAAGAAAGATGGCGATGTAAAGATCACAGTCGACAGTAAGAGCGCAACATTTGAAACTGTCGACTACACCCTGTCGTGCCGCTTTGTGAACGGGCGTTATCCTAACTACAACTCGGTGATACCACAGTCAAGCCAGTACGACATCAATGTCGACCGCCAGTCGCTGCTCAATGCACTGCGACGTGTGTCGGTTTTCACCAGCTCGAGCGGCCTTGTGAAACTTGAGCTTCGCCCCAACGAAATATTCATGTCGACACAAGACGTTGACTACTCCACCTCGGCCGAAGAAAAAGTGAGCTGCGACTACAATGGCGACACCATGGCCATTGGGTTCAACGACGAGAATATCATCGATGTGCTCAACAATCTCAACTCGCAGGAAATCACGATGAAACTCATCGACTCGTCAAAGGCTGGCATCTTCCTGCCCTCTGAGCAAGGCGATGACGAGGACCTCTTGATTCTCTTGATGCCGATGATGCTGTAATACACATAATTGTCGATTGAATTTTTTAACCTAACAGGCAATGCAACTCAATTTAAAAAAACCGTTGATTTTTTTTGATCTTGAAACAACGGGCATCAACATCACCAAAGACAAGATCGTGGAGATATCGCTCATCAAGGTGATGCCCAATGGCGAGGAAATGCAGAAAACCCGCCGGCTCAATCCTGGCATGCACATTCCAGAGCAATCCACAGCCATCCACCATATTACCGATGACGACGTGAAAGATTGCCCCACGTTCAAGCAAATTGCCAAAGACCTTGCCCGCATTTTTGAAGGATGCGACGTGGCCGGGTTCAACAGCAACCGTTTTGACGTGCCCATGCTTGAGGAGGAATTCCTGAATGCCGGCGTAGACTTCGACTTCTCAAAGTGCCGATTTATTGATGTGCAGACCATCTTTCACAAGAAGGAACAGCGCAACCTGGCAGCTGCCTATAAATTTTACTGTGGTAAGGAGCTTGGCGATGTTGCCCACTCGGCCAATGGCGACACCCTGGCGACCTATGAGGTGCTCAAGGCTCAGCTCGACAAGTATCCCGACCTGGAGAATAATGTCGAATGGCTCTCTACCTACTCAAGTCAAAACCGCAACGTCGACTTGGCAGGACGCATGATCTACAATGAGAAAGGTGTCCCTGTGTTTAACTTTGGCAAGTACAAGGGCAGGTCAGTAGCCGATGTGCTGCAGCAGGACACGGGCTACTATGGCTGGATGATGCATGGCGACTTCCCGCAGAACACCAAGAAAGAGCTCACCAAGATAAAGTTGACACTGAAATAGGATGCCATGAGGCGACTGCTGCTGATAGTGATATTGTTGTGTGTGACGACGGGCCAGGTTGCTTGCCTTGCCCAGGAGTTGGACTGCACGGTTGAAATCAATGCCGATAAGGTGTCGAATGCCAATAAGAGCGTGTTCAACACGCTTAAAAACGCCATCTCAGAGTATATGAACACCAACAAGTGGACCAACATGCAAATAGCCGGCAATGAAAAAATACAATGCAAGCTGTTTTTCACCATCAGCAAGTATGACGATGGCACCAACACCATGTCGGGCGACCTGCAGATTCAGTCGACGAGGCCGGTGTACAACGCATCCTACACGACAACTGTCATCAATTTCAAAGACACCAAGGTGAGTTTCACCTATCAAGAGAACGAGCCACTGGTGTTCTCTGAAACCGAGATGCAGAGCAACTTGACTGCCATACTCAACTTTTGGGCCTATATGGTGATAGCTATGGACTGCGACACCTTTGAGCTCAACGGCGGAACAGCCTACTATGAGAAGGCTGCCGAGGTCGTGCGACTGGCCCAGAGCACGAGCGAAACCGGCTGGAAACAATTTGAAGACAGCAAAAACCGCTCGGCTGTGTTAAGTGCTTTCACCGACAAGCAGACGTCGGGCATAAGAGAGCTGCTCTACAATTATCATCGCCTCGGCCTCGACGTGATGGTGGTGAGCCCCGAAAAGGGACGGTCGGTGATTACCAAGTCGCTTGAAACGCTCAAGAAAATATATGACGTAGCATCGATGTCGGTGTGTCTGTCGATGTTTAAAGATGCTAAGCTCGATGAGCTGGGCAACATTTACTCTAAAGCCAACATG
This window contains:
- a CDS encoding ABC-F family ATP-binding cassette domain-containing protein codes for the protein MISIQDLKVEFSSQLLFDNVSFVINKKDKIALVGKNGAGKSTMLKIIAGLQSPSSGTVSKSTDLTIGYLPQQMTLVDKYTVKEEVMKAFDHIKELDSQIAKMNQELAERTDYDSADYQDLIDRLTHKNDLRAMYQAENYEAEIEKTLLGLGFDRTDFDRPTSEFSGGWRMRIEIAKLLLKRPDVLLLDEPTNHLDIESIQWLENFLKLHANSLLLVSHDRAFIDNVTNRTIEISCGKIYDYNVNYSHFVQLREQRVEQQLRAYENQQKMIHDTQEFIEKFRYKPTKAVQVQSRIKQLAKIVPIEVDEVDTSRLRLKFPPAPRSGDYPVIAEDVSKTYGEHNVFHDVTFTIKRGEKVAFVGKNGAGKSTLVKCIMGEIPFEGNLKIGHNVKIGYFAQNQAQLLDGELTVFDTIDQVAVGDIRTRINDILGAFMFGGPASEKKVKVLSGGEKSRLAMIRLLLQPVNLLIMDEPTNHLDMRTKDILKDAIKDFNGTVIVVSHDRDFLDGLVEKVYEFGGGHVKEHLGGIYDFLAQKNMESLHELEKKEQLQQGIHAAKNVEQEVKQSKLNYQEQKEINKKIKQAEKRVSELEQHVNDLESQINCIEQQLAQGGEVDPDIYNRHSQLNAELEQTMTQWEDAGEELEKIKQ
- a CDS encoding 3'-5' exonuclease, which encodes MQLNLKKPLIFFDLETTGINITKDKIVEISLIKVMPNGEEMQKTRRLNPGMHIPEQSTAIHHITDDDVKDCPTFKQIAKDLARIFEGCDVAGFNSNRFDVPMLEEEFLNAGVDFDFSKCRFIDVQTIFHKKEQRNLAAAYKFYCGKELGDVAHSANGDTLATYEVLKAQLDKYPDLENNVEWLSTYSSQNRNVDLAGRMIYNEKGVPVFNFGKYKGRSVADVLQQDTGYYGWMMHGDFPQNTKKELTKIKLTLK
- a CDS encoding M13 family metallopeptidase, which gives rise to MTAGSLAKGVDPANLDTSTKPGEDFYQYACGGWMKANPLDPQYSRFGTFDQLAENNREQLKNLILGLSKAPLAQGTNAKKVADIFNLGMDSVRLNKEGNMPVAQDLGKIKKAKRGDYATLLAWLQNGLAAPFFQSGVMADFKDSNLNRFYIFGGGMNLGDRDYYLENDANTKNVRQAYVAYIQKVLQLSGYKGGAAKKAAKNVLDIETQLAQVALTREQSRNYDLLYNIYTIDRLKKDFANVDWDAYFKALGVNGVKEVCVTEPASMSKVNELLGSLSEEKVRDYLAFCYIDAAAPYLSDDFVQANFDVYSKALQGKKVQQPRWKRALGVPNNLLGDAVGQLYVEKYFPEESKKKMAKLVDNLRIALGEHIAHLTWMSPATKVNALVKLNSYTVKIGYPDKWRDYSKATVDASQSYWTNVMALKQFEAQHQLSQFGKPVDKERWQMTPQTVNAYYEPSTNEICFPAGILQKPYFDPNADDASNYGAIGVVIGHEMTHGFDDQGRHFDQNGNMIDWWTKQDAEAFDALAKKLGQQYSAEIVADTVHANGTFTMGENIGDQGGLRVAYSAFKKTDEGESNTKIDGFTPDQRFFLSYANVWANNITKEEILRRTKVDPHSLGKNRVNVALRNLDAFFKAFNIKAGDKMWRAPEDRVIIW
- a CDS encoding DUF4835 family protein, yielding MRRLLLIVILLCVTTGQVACLAQELDCTVEINADKVSNANKSVFNTLKNAISEYMNTNKWTNMQIAGNEKIQCKLFFTISKYDDGTNTMSGDLQIQSTRPVYNASYTTTVINFKDTKVSFTYQENEPLVFSETEMQSNLTAILNFWAYMVIAMDCDTFELNGGTAYYEKAAEVVRLAQSTSETGWKQFEDSKNRSAVLSAFTDKQTSGIRELLYNYHRLGLDVMVVSPEKGRSVITKSLETLKKIYDVASMSVCLSMFKDAKLDELGNIYSKANMSEKESVYEMLYPLYPTETERLNKIKKEDNSN
- the dnaN gene encoding DNA polymerase III subunit beta, which encodes MKFNIQSRLLLSHLSAVSKVVNSKNKLSILDNFLFNLQGNMLVITGSDQETTLTSRVEVQDAEGSGMFAANVKTLLDMLKSLSDTALTFEINDENLDINITYLNGHFNFIGVNGNEFPTKAESDEEPKVFTLPIKKVVEGIQHTIFAVGVDDMRPVMMGVYWDIKPDEVVFVASDTHKLVRYRELNTSTGLEQSFILPTKPAGILSSILDKKDGDVKITVDSKSATFETVDYTLSCRFVNGRYPNYNSVIPQSSQYDINVDRQSLLNALRRVSVFTSSSGLVKLELRPNEIFMSTQDVDYSTSAEEKVSCDYNGDTMAIGFNDENIIDVLNNLNSQEITMKLIDSSKAGIFLPSEQGDDEDLLILLMPMML